Genomic window (Musa acuminata AAA Group cultivar baxijiao chromosome BXJ1-9, Cavendish_Baxijiao_AAA, whole genome shotgun sequence):
TTTCTTCGTTTCCGTTGATCGTTAGCGCGATGGTGTTGCCGATTTCAGTTTATTGGAGCTTGCAAGGAGCCTGTGATGGTGGTGGTCACCGATCTCCTGCCGGGGGGGTCGCTCCGCAAATACTTGGTAAACTTGAGGCCACGGAGCTTGGAGCCTCGAGTTGCTGTTGGCTTTGCACTGGATATAGCGCGGGCTATGGAATGCTTGCATTCTCATGGGATCATTCATCGTGATCTGAAGCCTGGTAATTTTCTTGGAATGATCTCTTTAATATCTAGAATTCTCACAATTACAAGTCATATACCTTCAACCTTACtgatatgcatgttatatgtcctCTGATTTATTGTTTTGCTGTATATAGAATGTCATCTCTATATCACAACTCTCAGTCGTAGTTGTTTCAGAGTATTACCTAGAATGGTCTATGATAATTTACATTCAGTACACATTTATCTAATTACTGGAGAGACAAACTTTATTCCCAAAAATTCATGTATTCCTGCATCCTGATTGGAAagatgtgtttcaaagttcttcCTTCGAGCTTATAAACTACTCAATATCTCACTGAGAAGTACTACAGCGGAACTATTATTCTTAAGAATTGAAGTATTGCATAGTTACCTTCAATCTTTACTATCTTTAAATTGAGATATCAAAACATGTGCATTTTTATACTTCTTTTGCTGATTCCACCATGTCAACATCTATGTGCATGTCAGAAGTTCTTTTACTTGGTAAATAATTATATCTTTGCTATTAGTACTATGATATGATATTGGATTATCATAAATTGATGATGGAATAtttgttttttccttttaaaTGGGTAAGGGGCAAGGATTTAAAAACAGGTTATAACTAATACCTGTCCATTGTCGGACAAGCAAAGTATGTTGGTGTGGGATGGTATAACCAAGTTAAGCTGCtggaaaaataatataaaaaaagtttCATGTTCCCTTGCTAATCCGACAGGGTAAATAATGCTATGTACTGGTATGGGGTCGAACCAGTAAATATTGTTCGGCATAGTTTGGTGTTTGAATCCATGGATATGGGTATTATTAGATCCTAAAAATTGACAGTGGGTGCATATGCTGAATCCTTGGGTAACTTTGTGATCTTTCTTGATGCATAGATCAAATTCCTTCTTGTCACTCAACTCCTCTGCAGCATTTAAACTAAATCCATGTTCCCTTTACATTTGATATACTATGAATCATAGACATGATTGacatatatgttatttatttcattCTTTTTGAGTGATAGTCTAGAGCTCTCTCTAGAGAACTCCATGTTTTTGAAATCAAAGTGTAACTCAAAAAAGAGTTGAGATGTTGGATTAGATGGCGAAACTTTATGATTTGAGCAAAATAATACATGGAGATaacattattaatatatatctGATTCCACTGTCAAACGTAAAAGGCATCCATGGCCTTCAAGGTGTACCACCTGATGTACCTTATACCAGCTTATTTTGGTCGGCCTTATAACGAGTTGATTTCAACTAAAATTTCCTAGTCCATGAACCGAGCACAACGTACCATACCATTTTGACCGAATTTTCATTCCTTGATTGGTATCAAGGTGAACCTAGTATTGAACATGCATTGGTGAATGAGTACAAGTAGGAAAGAGATATTCGTGGATAGGATAAGAGACATAAGCCACCACTAGGTTAGGTTGTGGACCTCACATACCAAGTACCAAAGAAATGATTCTGGGTTATATGGTAGAACTTAGAACTTCACAAGGACATTAAGCCtttgaaaagaaaaaattgaTACCTTGATTAGGCTCACATCGGAAGTATGAAGATAATTGTGATGGTTCACAAGGATTGGCTTTATTATTTTGGACCACATTGTTCCAGACCTTCCAAGTTAGAGTTAGTAATAGTTGCATAATAGGAACTTGCATTTGTTGAACTTCTATTGGACCAGTCATTTGAATTGCTGTCGGTctcctaataaaaaatattacatatataattTTTCCTTGAGGAAAATGTATGCAGTGTTAATAAGATCATGAACTGTGAAGATCTTCATATGGTTCACTGTATTTTTCTCAGAAAATTGATTTCTCAAACTGAATATCATAATTGATGTATaacattattttgttttcttcCATTTTTTTCAATTTAATAATAGATATTCAACGGATGAAAATGCCAACGTTTACATAGTTAAGAAAATTCAGATGTGAAATAACTTATTACTTTTCAATCTAGAAGATGGTATTGTCTTGACCTTTTCCAGTCTTTGGAAAGAAAATGGTTCTAAGGTAAAAATGCTCAAACATGAAGATAGTATGTTCGATCATGGTAGGTACATTTGGGAAGGTGACCATGATATTCTCATTATTGGTGGATAAAGAGACTAATTATCTCCATTGACCTACTGTAAATAATATTGATGCTAGGTATATGTGTGTTTGGTCTTATCAATTTTGGTGGCTAATAGTTGCAGGGAAAAATTCTGAAGAGattaattcaaaatgatccagaaGTAAGATATAAAATAAATCATTGTTTGGAAGTTTTCCATCGATGGCAAGTTTGTTGAATTTTGATACTAATCCAAGTTTCATCCAAGGAAAATGAGCAAATCCTAGATACACAGTTGAATGATCACTGCAGCAAGAGCACAATGCATCAGAGATCACATGCATGCCGTGTGCAGGATTAAGACTAAGATATTTGTTTCAAAGTGTGCTCTGCAAGAGAATGAGTTGTGGTTCACACTTCACACTCCTCTCATGTTGTCTTCTAGAATCTTGAGGAAGTTTTGGTACTCCTTTGCTCTTCTTAATTAGATAGTTTCATCAGTCACTAATCTGTCAGGATCTTGAAATTAAGGATTATTAAAATAGAATAGCAGTGCGATTAGCTACTATAACAGTATGTGCCATATAGGAGACCAGATTAGCTCATGTTATTTATTCTGTGAAAAAGGTTAGTTGTTCGTTTGAATGGCATTCTTTTTTATTGAATCAAGATGTGATTGTCCAGGTGAACATATATTTAGCTTGTGAAGTACAATTTCCTGCAGTAGGATTATGTATTTCATTTCTGCATGTATATTCTAATACATGTAATATcgaaattctttttcttttgattttctttGAAGGATTTTGTAAGGATGAAGTTTATTGTCATTTCTTCTTTATTTTGGAACCCTAATTACTCTTTTCTTTTGGAGTTTTTATGTTTTGTTTTATGTTTATGTTCAGTATGTTTTCAGTTTTCTAATGATTATCTAGAGGTTCTTTATCAAATCTTCTAGGTAAAACTTATCTTACTCCTTTTTCAGAGGATGGATGATACATAATTTTCTATATCATACTGGTctgttgattttattttattttttgcaatGCACATGGAGATTTATATTTTGGGAGCATGAGCTGATGATGCTGGACCATTGAATTCCCACATCATACTCTTCTGTTGATTCCTTGTTTTGCAATACAAATGGAGTTTTACATTTTGGGAACATGAGCTGATGATACAGGGGCATGACAAAAATGGAATGCACTTGATAACTTTATAGAATAGTTTAATGAAGATATCTGAAGACTTCTGTTAAGAAATGCTTCTCTCTTTTGTTAACAgatgaaaagaaaacaaaagagaggGTATTGGATGAATTTTGGGATTGATCTCTACTCTGTCAAAGTCAAAACATAGACTGGGCAAGGTTATTAATAACTTCTTGTTCACATATTTTGACACGAGTTATATTGAACATTTTTGGTTCCTGCTTATATGAGTGACATTGAAGACAAAATCAAGCACATAGATCGTCATATATGCTTATTATAGTTCCTGCCTATATAAGTGAATGTTAACATCCTAGATAACAGAACCAAACTTGTTTGGCAAGATCTTTTTTATGCCTATTACTTGTACATTGACTCAAGCACTTAAACTGATCTAGAAAAATGGTCTGCAATAAGGGTGTTTATTAGATATTATATGATGGATTATGAAATAGTAGTCTTGAAGCTATGATTCTCCACAGGGTTGTAATTTCCTTGGGTAGCTTTTGTGAGATGCAGGTCCTTTACCATAGGAATATAATGCCAAGCCCCTCAAATATGGATTTCGTGAAGTTAATTTTAGTCCTTTCTTGTAACGTCATTAGAAGAGTTGCAGTAATTGGATTTCTTATGAAAGGCATTTCTATTGTCTTTGTACTCGATTCTATGAAATCTTACCTTCTGCAAAGGCATGTGCCAAAAGTTGTCTTGTATATGGCATTTGGATTCACTCAACTTCTATATACTCATGCAGCCTGGTTCTTTAAGCCGAGGAATGAGTTTGTGTGCATGAAATTTCACTTTATAATTATCGGATCCTTGTTTCTTTCCCAGAGAACTTGCTATTGACCGCAGATCAGAGGACAATGAAACTTGTTGACCTTGGTTTGGCTAGGGAAGAAACATTAACAGAGATGATGACTGCTGAAACAGGGACATACCGTTGGATGGCTCCAGAGGTGCTTCTAAGTGCATGTTTACATCAGTAGTCTTCTGTTTAACATTCTCGATGATCATTTAAGTCcaaaacatcttcttctttacAGTTATACAGCACTGTCACATTAAGGCATGGGGAAAAGAAACATTACAATCACAAGGTGGATGTATACAGCTTTGCGATCGTGTTGTGGGAGCTGCTTCATAATCGTCTTCCGTTTGAAGGCATGTCTAACCTTCAAGCAGCCTATGCAGCTGCTTTCAAGGTAGTCAGTCCACTGTGCTATCGTATGCTTTAACTCATGCGATTTTTCAAATATTCCTAAAAAAATATACTTTTCTCTATTTCAGAACACCAGGCCAAGCGCAGATAAACTTCCCGAGGAACTAGCTCTGATCCTAACTTCTTGTTGGAAAGAGGACCCAAATTCACGCCCCAACTTCACCCAGATAATACAGATGCTCCTAGATTATCTTACCATGCTTTTGCCGCCTGAACGTGTGGTTCGTTCCCGTGCCTTCAGCTCAGAGAATGTGGTTTTACCACCTGAATCACCTGGGACAAGTTCACTAATGGCAGCCCGAGATGAACTGGGTGATACCACAAAGCCTGACAAGTTCACTGATAACAAGCGATATTTCTGCTTCGGCCAGTGCTTCTGATCAACCTCTAAAGAGAGCACTAAACCCTCCAAACTGTTTGGTGGTTTCTCAGATGGTTACTCTCGCAACCCTGCTGTTTCCCTGTTCCTGCATGCTGCGTGCTGGGAAGAAACAAGATACGCCCTTCGCcttgcttacaagatcaaaatAACCTGTTTCCCTCTCATATATGGTGTAAATTGCTTGTCAAAATGCCCGTGGAACGGGTGGGAAAGAAAGGCTTCTCTTCAAGTTGAACACAACTATTGAGTTACATACTATGATCTGATCCGATCTTTTAGGTGCTTTAGAAATCACATTATTTATCTGATCCTCGATACCTTCTGCCATCAATATATTTGGTTGGTGATTCCAGTGACTTTATTACCTGATTTCGCATAAATTCTCCATAATTGTATTTGATGTGGTATTCTCGAAGAATGCTTAGCTCCAAAAGTCTATTCGGTGTTGCTTTCTTGCCAGGATCTATCAAGATTATAAATCACATCAACAGGAAGTAATTCTATCATACAGCCTCTAAATGTTTCAAGGCTCAACACATGTAACTCTGCAACAACAGATTTCACTCAGTGTGTTGAAGTATATATTATACCTTTAGAGATTTGTGGTAACCCCTTGTTTAggttatttatttttcatttggATTTTGTCCACATACCGAGCCCTAAACAAGTTTAGGAATAAGAGGAATAATCACTTCACTTTTGAGATTTGTAGTTACCTAATTAAATCTTTAAGCAGCTGGCAACACTAATAACCAAAACAAAGCATAggagggagaatccaattagtgtATATGTTTCTATACATAAGAGATTCCATGctatattgaatattgagaacctTATCTGATAAATCTGTGAAGATATCAATCAGTCAATATTGATGGTAAGATCTTTTATTAGATCTtcatcatttatcattttataaataaatatttttttttaaaaaaataagtctTATATTATACTGTCAAAATCTTTATCAGAAACATACAATGTGAGATCATAGTGGCAGAGAATTGAGATTAAACTGTACAATACTAAAGAAGCAAAGTAATCCTCCAACTTCTCATTCTCTAGCCCAGAAGAGTAATGGTAGGAATCAAAAGCTTAGGTTATATTGGGCAAAAACATAACGAAGGAAAAGAAACAGTACCTGAAAAGTTTCTACTAGCCAAAAGTCTATCTATCTCCAAATTAAATCGAAAGTACATTTGTAGGCTATGTATATATAGAATAACAAAGCCATCATTTTCAACTATAGGATGGTCTCTGCCAAAAGATACACCATATGGTACATGAATCAAATCCACTAGTTTGCTCCATGAAATTTTTTTACTACAAACTAATAATTTTTCTCAATCTTCTTGCAATATGAGATTAGTTTGATCATCAtaccatgatttgaaatattctagccagCACAATGTGGCCACTTGACTTATTTAGTAGATTAATGTGTTGgatgaaaataaattatcattgCTTTTTATGCAAACAAAGAGGTAATCATGCTTAGTTACTAATTGCTCAACAACAGAAGCTAATTAAACCATTGTCGCACGATTAAGGCTAACAAAGGAATGTCTTATTCGACAGTATATTATTGTTCAAGCTAATCCAGCTTCACGCAATTAATCGAGACAGCTCCTCTTATATCTTCTTTAGGAAAACATGTCTGTTCTCTTGCACATTAGCTAACCTTTCTACGCGCAATCAAGTGTGGAGAAATAGGATCTAAAAATGGGAGAGGAGAAAGAAACCCAAACATCAACAGATACAAAAGACTTGGAGCAATGAGTAAAAGAAAAAAGCTTTACTGATAAACAAAGAATCTGAAGAGATTGCAGTCCTCCCTCTACTTTTGTCTTGCAATTTCTCTGATTTGGTGCACTTACAAAGGGATACTGCACTCCTTTTTACAGGACAAAACCTCTGAAGGCTCCTAAGTAACTCTTAGGAGTTTACATCTCTCACTCACTCTctcatatgtgtgtgtatatatatatatatacaaggacTCGTAACTTTGGTATATTAGGAATATGATCTTACATCGAGGCTGTAGTAGAAACTATAGTGTGTGTTTGTACAGTTCTattcatcaaaagaaaatttGTTCTCTTTCTCATGTGGCACAGCAAATGCTTGCAGGGTGGCTACTGCCCCTAGAAGCCAATCCTAGAAGGCAAGCTAGCAGAGACAAATCCATGTGAAATAATCCTTGGTTTCCAAACCCT
Coding sequences:
- the LOC135592346 gene encoding serine/threonine-protein kinase STY13-like codes for the protein MESCDGFFALDEFRLDPKWLIDPKLLFVGPKIGEGAHAKVYEGKYKNQNVAVKVMHKGDTPEEVAKKEARFMREVAMLARVQHKNLVKFIGACKEPVMVVVTDLLPGGSLRKYLVNLRPRSLEPRVAVGFALDIARAMECLHSHGIIHRDLKPENLLLTADQRTMKLVDLGLAREETLTEMMTAETGTYRWMAPELYSTVTLRHGEKKHYNHKVDVYSFAIVLWELLHNRLPFEGMSNLQAAYAAAFKNTRPSADKLPEELALILTSCWKEDPNSRPNFTQIIQMLLDYLTMLLPPERVVRSRAFSSENVVLPPESPGTSSLMAARDELGDTTKPDKFTDNKRYFCFGQCF